One genomic segment of Candidatus Saccharimonas sp. includes these proteins:
- the ligA gene encoding NAD-dependent DNA ligase LigA, producing MGTDKNTRYKDLLEILNRYSFEYHTLDNPSVPDSVYDSLFSELKKIEAENPEIISKNSPTQRVGNTVKGGFIKVSHASRMLSLNDIFSSKEIFDWFERIKKLEPNIEEDFFADIKMDGLACSLIFENGEFVRAVTRGDSFVGEDVSSNIRTIKNIPLFLQASGKFENFKNGRTEVRGEIVILKEDFEKINLVRKEHGEPEFANPRNLAAGTIRQLDPSIAASRPLHFRAYDLIRENPQDIPTNQFAYEALKNLGFTINEQASKINGLKKVIEFIDFWSEKRKELPFNTDGLVVKINNREHFSKLGIVGKQPRAAIAFKYSPEEVTAVISDIVISIGRTGIATPVAVFSPVQLAGTTVRHASLHNADEIKRLDVRIGDTAVVFKAGDIIPKILRILPELRPENAKVFDFKKELEKQFPDIEFYRPNGEVAYRAKGLNSSLILKKTVTFYASKAGLDIKNLGEKNVDLLVEKGLIQDLADIYNLQKSDLLNLERFGETSVNNLLGAIESSKSPELSKFISALGIRHIGGETAKLLAERFNKFENICNATLEELLEIDGIGKKVAESILAYFNDDENLRVLTKMFNLGVKVQNFAKNEGILSGKNFVITGTLKTMAREKAAEKIEELGGKFQKTISKTTDFLVIGEKVGATKISKAEKLGVKVMDEDEFLKEINAN from the coding sequence ATGGGGACAGATAAAAATACTCGATATAAAGATTTGCTAGAGATTTTGAATCGTTATTCTTTCGAATATCACACTCTTGATAATCCAAGTGTTCCAGATTCAGTTTATGATTCACTTTTTTCTGAGCTTAAGAAAATTGAGGCTGAAAACCCAGAAATAATATCAAAAAACTCACCAACACAAAGAGTTGGAAATACGGTTAAGGGTGGGTTTATTAAGGTTTCTCACGCTAGTAGAATGCTAAGTTTAAATGATATTTTTAGTAGTAAAGAAATTTTTGATTGGTTTGAGAGAATTAAAAAACTTGAACCAAATATTGAAGAGGATTTTTTTGCAGATATTAAAATGGATGGTTTAGCTTGTTCTCTTATTTTTGAGAATGGTGAATTTGTGAGAGCTGTTACTCGAGGTGATTCTTTTGTTGGTGAAGATGTTTCAAGCAATATTAGAACAATTAAAAATATTCCGCTTTTTTTACAGGCAAGTGGTAAATTTGAAAATTTTAAAAATGGAAGAACTGAGGTTCGCGGCGAGATTGTTATTTTGAAGGAAGATTTCGAAAAGATAAATCTTGTTCGAAAAGAGCATGGTGAACCAGAATTTGCTAATCCACGAAATCTGGCCGCAGGTACAATTCGCCAGCTTGATCCTTCAATTGCGGCTTCTCGACCTCTACATTTTCGAGCTTATGATCTAATTCGTGAAAATCCACAAGATATCCCTACTAACCAGTTCGCTTATGAAGCATTAAAAAATCTTGGTTTTACGATAAATGAGCAAGCTTCAAAAATTAACGGTTTAAAAAAAGTTATTGAGTTTATTGATTTTTGGAGTGAAAAGAGAAAAGAATTACCATTTAATACTGATGGGCTAGTTGTAAAAATTAATAATCGTGAGCATTTTTCGAAACTTGGAATTGTTGGAAAGCAGCCTCGTGCAGCAATTGCTTTTAAGTATTCCCCTGAAGAAGTTACGGCGGTGATTTCGGACATAGTTATTTCTATTGGGCGAACTGGTATTGCAACTCCTGTTGCAGTCTTTTCACCGGTTCAACTTGCTGGAACAACTGTTCGGCATGCAAGTTTACACAATGCTGATGAAATTAAGCGACTCGATGTGCGGATTGGTGATACGGCAGTAGTTTTTAAAGCTGGCGATATTATTCCAAAAATCTTACGGATTTTGCCGGAGCTTCGACCAGAAAATGCTAAAGTTTTCGATTTTAAAAAAGAGCTCGAGAAACAGTTCCCAGATATCGAGTTTTACCGACCAAATGGTGAGGTTGCATATCGTGCAAAAGGTTTAAATTCGAGCTTAATTTTGAAAAAAACGGTCACCTTTTATGCTTCGAAAGCAGGTTTGGATATTAAAAATCTTGGTGAAAAAAATGTTGATTTGTTGGTTGAGAAAGGGTTAATCCAAGATTTGGCTGATATTTATAATCTTCAAAAAAGTGATTTGTTAAACCTTGAACGCTTTGGAGAAACTTCAGTTAATAATCTTTTAGGAGCTATTGAGTCTTCGAAAAGTCCAGAACTCTCAAAATTTATCTCAGCTCTTGGAATTAGACATATCGGTGGCGAAACAGCAAAGCTTTTGGCGGAGAGATTTAATAAATTTGAAAATATTTGTAATGCAACGCTTGAAGAACTTCTTGAAATTGATGGTATTGGTAAGAAAGTTGCTGAAAGTATTTTAGCATATTTTAATGATGATGAAAATTTGCGAGTTTTAACAAAAATGTTTAATCTTGGCGTGAAAGTGCAAAATTTTGCAAAAAATGAAGGGATCTTAAGTGGTAAAAATTTTGTAATTACCGGAACGCTAAAAACAATGGCGCGTGAAAAAGCTGCAGAAAAAATTGAAGAGTTGGGTGGAAAATTCCAAAAAACAATTTCGAAAACTACAGATTTTTTGGTAATTGGCGAAAAAGTTGGTGCAACAAAAATTTCGAAGGCCGAAAAACTAGGTGTAAAAGTTATGGATGAAGATGAATTCTTGAAAGAAATAAATGCAAACTAA
- a CDS encoding M48 family metalloprotease, which yields MYSSISQNKRNTVIIFSLFIAIISGIGLYFSYVYNDLTIFIFTLIFAIFYALFQYKISTAITLKMNGAEPISKKDAPEFYSIVESLSITAGLPMPKLYILNDSSMNAFAAGTNPENSVICVTTGLLENMDKVEIEGVMAHEISHIKNYDIRVSMAAVALTAVIGMLSDIVLRFIFLNDDDDDSKNPITLILGLFFVLISPLLATITRLAISRQREFLADATAVSLTRYPDGLISALEKLKNNKPLKRQNSTTASLFISNPMKQGFFQRLFSTHPPLDDRISRLKENSTRF from the coding sequence ATGTATAGCTCAATTTCTCAGAATAAGCGTAATACTGTGATTATTTTCTCATTATTTATTGCGATTATTTCTGGGATTGGGCTATATTTTTCTTATGTCTATAACGATTTAACAATTTTTATTTTTACATTAATTTTTGCTATTTTTTATGCATTATTTCAATATAAGATTTCGACAGCAATTACTTTAAAAATGAATGGTGCTGAGCCGATCTCAAAAAAAGACGCTCCTGAATTTTATTCAATAGTTGAATCATTGTCTATTACTGCTGGTTTACCCATGCCAAAGCTTTATATTCTTAATGATTCTTCGATGAATGCTTTTGCGGCTGGAACTAATCCTGAGAATTCTGTGATCTGTGTAACAACAGGGCTTCTTGAAAATATGGATAAGGTTGAAATTGAAGGTGTGATGGCTCATGAAATTTCACATATTAAGAATTATGATATTCGAGTTTCAATGGCGGCGGTTGCTTTAACCGCTGTTATTGGGATGCTTTCCGATATTGTTTTAAGGTTTATTTTTCTAAATGACGACGATGATGATTCGAAAAATCCAATCACTTTAATCTTGGGATTATTTTTTGTTTTAATTTCGCCGCTTTTAGCTACAATAACGAGACTTGCAATTTCTCGTCAGCGTGAATTTTTGGCTGACGCGACTGCTGTTTCATTAACTAGGTATCCAGATGGTTTAATTAGCGCTCTTGAAAAGTTGAAAAATAACAAGCCTCTAAAAAGACAAAACTCAACAACGGCAAGCTTATTTATTTCCAATCCTATGAAACAGGGCTTTTTTCAGAGATTATTTTCAACACATCCACCTTTAGATGACAGAATTAGCAGATTGAAAGAAAATAGCACGAGGTTTTAA
- a CDS encoding LemA family protein, which translates to MTIAIIVIIAVLVLVGLFVWSQYNALVRLNERVEEAWSDIAVQLKYRADLIPNLVETVKGYAAHEKEVFENVSSARAGLIGAGNNVSDAAKAEGELSQALGRLFAVAENYPELKANEGFIRFQQQQQEIEDKIQGARRFYNGGVRDLNIKIKVFPTNIFAKKLGFEKREFFEVEDRKVVESAPQVKF; encoded by the coding sequence ATGACAATTGCAATTATTGTAATTATTGCTGTTCTTGTCCTTGTTGGGCTTTTTGTTTGGAGCCAATACAACGCACTTGTGCGGCTTAATGAAAGAGTTGAAGAAGCTTGGAGTGATATTGCTGTTCAGCTAAAATATCGAGCAGATTTAATCCCAAATCTTGTTGAGACTGTAAAAGGTTATGCAGCTCATGAGAAAGAAGTTTTCGAAAATGTAAGTAGCGCACGAGCTGGGTTGATAGGTGCTGGAAACAATGTTTCTGACGCTGCTAAAGCTGAAGGTGAACTTTCACAAGCGCTTGGCCGCTTGTTTGCTGTTGCTGAAAACTACCCTGAACTAAAGGCTAATGAGGGCTTTATACGTTTTCAACAACAACAGCAAGAAATTGAAGATAAAATTCAAGGTGCACGCCGATTTTATAATGGTGGCGTTCGAGACCTTAATATTAAGATTAAAGTATTCCCAACTAATATTTTTGCTAAAAAATTAGGTTTCGAAAAGAGGGAATTCTTCGAAGTGGAAGATAGAAAAGTAGTTGAATCTGCGCCTCAAGTAAAATTCTAA
- the hisS gene encoding histidine--tRNA ligase: MKINTKPLPGMMELLPEEQLEFNRIMAIIQKNYEKFGFTPIDTPVIERTETLLAKAGGETEKQIYRFSKGDNDLSLRFDLTVPTARFVAENFGQLQFPFKRSQIGKVYRGERAQRGRFREFYQCDIDVIGRDKLSISYDAEVIAVIYNIFRELNFGNFTLRINNRNITSGLIEGLGLTEKSAKIMALIDRAEKISAEEFSEQLTDLNLGEKSQIISDFIKISGSAENVICELKNLSQKIKNQQFEKGIKELSEVSKLLKMMGVEEKYFKLDMLIVRGLDYYTGTVFETNLNNFKEIGSVSSGGRYDNLSEYYSKEELPGVGASIGLTRLFWCLRDLGLLKFSKRSTAEFLIVPMSKNELQKSFEIAGELRKEGKNTEVLLEDFTMKKAFKFADKRGVKYTLVIGEKEISENSFIFKDMETGEKLELVKILKK; encoded by the coding sequence ATGAAAATTAATACAAAACCATTACCTGGGATGATGGAGTTATTACCAGAAGAACAGCTCGAATTTAATCGAATTATGGCAATTATTCAGAAAAATTATGAAAAATTCGGATTTACTCCGATTGATACGCCAGTAATCGAGCGAACGGAGACCCTTCTTGCAAAAGCTGGTGGTGAGACTGAGAAACAGATTTATCGTTTTTCGAAAGGTGATAACGATTTAAGTTTGCGGTTTGATTTAACTGTACCTACTGCAAGATTTGTTGCAGAGAATTTTGGTCAGTTGCAATTTCCTTTTAAACGTTCGCAAATTGGTAAAGTCTATCGCGGCGAAAGGGCGCAGCGAGGTCGTTTTCGTGAATTTTATCAATGCGATATTGATGTGATTGGGCGAGACAAGTTAAGTATTTCTTATGATGCTGAAGTTATTGCAGTAATTTATAATATTTTTCGAGAGCTAAATTTTGGTAATTTTACTCTTCGAATTAATAACCGAAATATCACAAGTGGTTTAATTGAAGGGCTTGGATTAACTGAAAAATCAGCTAAAATTATGGCTTTGATTGATCGTGCTGAGAAGATTTCAGCTGAGGAGTTTTCAGAGCAACTTACTGATTTAAATTTAGGGGAAAAATCTCAAATAATTTCTGATTTTATTAAAATCTCAGGTTCAGCTGAAAATGTTATATGTGAGCTAAAAAATCTTTCTCAAAAAATTAAAAATCAACAATTCGAAAAAGGAATTAAGGAGCTTTCAGAAGTCTCTAAATTGTTAAAAATGATGGGTGTTGAAGAAAAATATTTCAAACTCGATATGTTAATCGTTCGTGGTCTAGATTATTACACGGGAACAGTTTTTGAAACAAATTTAAACAACTTCAAAGAAATTGGCTCAGTTTCTAGTGGTGGTCGTTATGATAATTTAAGCGAATATTATTCGAAAGAAGAACTACCAGGAGTCGGTGCTTCAATTGGTTTAACGCGATTGTTTTGGTGCCTACGAGACTTAGGCTTGCTTAAATTTTCAAAACGCTCAACCGCGGAATTTTTAATAGTTCCAATGAGTAAAAACGAGCTTCAAAAGTCTTTCGAAATTGCTGGTGAATTAAGAAAAGAAGGTAAAAATACTGAAGTTCTGCTTGAAGATTTTACTATGAAAAAAGCTTTTAAATTTGCTGATAAGCGAGGTGTTAAATATACTTTAGTAATTGGTGAAAAGGAGATTTCTGAAAATTCATTTATTTTTAAAGATATGGAGACTGGCGAAAAGCTAGAATTGGTCAAAATTCTAAAAAAATAG